The following coding sequences are from one Candidatus Hydrogenedentota bacterium window:
- a CDS encoding sodium:calcium antiporter, which translates to MPPLTQDILCVVAAIVILWKCADWFVEGAVAIAEKLAVPQMLVGLVIVSLATTSPELMASVLAALRGMPEVALGNAVGSVTVDAAVALGLAALVASTPLVAEPRLFRTSAVMLVCAIILAFVMCLDGVLARSDGLMLLALYVGYVVVSYMRVRRGRAAADELPFEPPDERLVQLSAGKTAACFGLGLAGVLGGSHLLLQGAVGIAGAAGVPPVVVGLTIVAVGTSMPEIATCLASALKKQSGIGVGNILGADILNLCWVAGMSAIANPLRAEMRVILVMFPAVAVIVGMMLIMLRWDYRLSRWNGAVLLALYIVYIAVLLAFSPREAPIPGIGPS; encoded by the coding sequence ATGCCCCCTCTTACCCAGGACATCTTGTGCGTGGTTGCGGCCATAGTGATTTTGTGGAAATGTGCGGACTGGTTCGTCGAGGGCGCGGTGGCGATTGCGGAAAAGCTGGCGGTGCCGCAGATGCTGGTCGGGCTGGTAATTGTGAGTCTGGCGACTACGTCCCCGGAACTAATGGCTTCCGTGTTGGCGGCATTGCGCGGCATGCCCGAGGTGGCGCTGGGCAACGCGGTGGGCTCGGTTACCGTCGACGCGGCGGTGGCGCTGGGGCTCGCGGCGCTGGTTGCTTCGACGCCGCTGGTGGCCGAGCCGCGCCTGTTCCGCACGAGTGCGGTAATGCTCGTGTGCGCGATTATTCTTGCCTTCGTCATGTGCCTGGACGGCGTGCTTGCGCGTTCGGACGGCCTGATGCTGCTGGCGCTCTACGTGGGCTACGTCGTTGTGTCGTACATGCGGGTGCGGCGGGGGCGCGCGGCGGCGGACGAATTGCCGTTCGAACCGCCCGACGAGAGGCTTGTCCAACTGTCCGCGGGAAAGACAGCGGCCTGCTTCGGCCTGGGCCTGGCGGGCGTGCTGGGCGGCAGCCACCTGCTGCTGCAGGGCGCGGTCGGCATCGCCGGGGCCGCGGGCGTGCCGCCGGTGGTCGTGGGCCTGACGATCGTGGCCGTGGGCACGTCCATGCCCGAGATCGCGACGTGCCTCGCGTCCGCGTTGAAGAAGCAGAGCGGCATCGGCGTCGGCAACATCCTTGGCGCGGACATCCTGAATCTGTGCTGGGTCGCGGGCATGTCCGCGATCGCGAACCCGTTGCGCGCCGAGATGCGCGTTATTCTGGTCATGTTTCCCGCCGTCGCTGTCATCGTCGGCATGATGCTGATCATGCTCCGCTGGGATTACCGTCTGAGCCGCTGGAATGGGGCTGTGCTCTTGGCGCTGTACATCGTCTATATTGCGGTCCTGCTGGCTTTTTCGCCGCGCGAGGCGCCGATTCCGGGGATTGGCCCGTCGTGA